One genomic window of Mucilaginibacter sp. SJ includes the following:
- a CDS encoding branched-chain amino acid aminotransferase: MTETLDIKISRTTASRLQQTDFDNLPFGKTFSDHMFVADYADGEWKNLSVIPYGEIGLSPAISALHYGQAFFEGLKAYKHADGKITVFRPDKNAIRFNKSAERLCMPTLPEEIFLQSIATLVDLDRDWVPSKPNHALYIRPFMFATDPYLGVTPSSTYKYMVLIGPVGPYFSKPLRVKIETHYTRAAEGGMGYAKAAGNYGSSMLPARKATEEGFDQLIWTDAKEHKFIEEMGAANAMFLLDGKLITAEAKDTILDGVTRDTVIALAKEWGITVEERKVSVAEIVEGAKNGKLTDAFGAGTAATIAPVASISYEGQEYFLSDPKTREFSNKVFDTLDAIKYGNVPDTHNWNYLVSE, encoded by the coding sequence ATGACCGAGACATTGGACATCAAGATCAGCAGGACAACTGCTTCCCGTTTGCAGCAAACGGACTTTGACAACTTACCTTTTGGAAAAACTTTTTCTGACCACATGTTTGTGGCTGATTACGCGGACGGTGAATGGAAAAATCTCTCGGTCATTCCCTACGGCGAAATTGGTCTAAGCCCTGCAATTTCAGCACTTCATTACGGACAAGCTTTTTTTGAAGGACTGAAAGCCTATAAACACGCGGATGGAAAAATCACCGTTTTCCGCCCGGACAAAAATGCTATCCGTTTCAACAAGTCGGCCGAGCGCCTTTGCATGCCTACTTTACCCGAAGAGATTTTTTTGCAAAGTATAGCTACTCTGGTTGACCTTGACCGCGATTGGGTTCCTTCAAAGCCAAACCATGCTTTGTATATCCGCCCGTTCATGTTCGCTACTGATCCGTACCTGGGAGTAACACCGTCTTCAACTTATAAATACATGGTATTGATTGGCCCCGTTGGCCCGTACTTTTCAAAACCATTGCGTGTTAAAATTGAAACGCACTATACCCGCGCTGCCGAAGGCGGTATGGGCTATGCAAAAGCTGCCGGTAACTACGGAAGCTCCATGTTGCCTGCCCGCAAAGCAACCGAAGAAGGTTTTGATCAACTGATTTGGACTGATGCCAAAGAGCACAAGTTTATTGAAGAAATGGGCGCTGCTAACGCGATGTTCCTGCTGGATGGTAAACTGATCACGGCCGAAGCAAAAGATACGATATTAGATGGTGTAACCCGCGATACCGTTATAGCCCTGGCTAAAGAGTGGGGTATAACTGTTGAAGAACGCAAGGTTTCTGTAGCCGAGATTGTGGAAGGTGCTAAAAACGGCAAACTTACCGATGCCTTTGGCGCCGGTACTGCCGCAACCATAGCCCCTGTAGCTTCAATCAGCTACGAAGGTCAGGAGTATTTCCTGAGCGATCCGAAAACACGCGAGTTTTCGAACAAAGTATTTGATACACTGGATGCCATTAAATATGGTAATGTTCCGGATACGCATAACTGGAATTACCTGGTTAGCGAATAA
- a CDS encoding histidine phosphatase family protein has product MIKRILFILLITGWGAAAFGQGKNLKLVFIRHAEKPDIGDNLSCAGFNRSLKLPEVLKAKIGLPDHIYVPAMHQGKSTARVRMFQTISPFAVKYNLSINSNFEEEDDNGVAKELTSKKGTILIVWEHNQIKPLLKALGMKVKDLQWPDSDFDSIWIVTFKKSKPSLTMDREGITPAAGCSF; this is encoded by the coding sequence ATGATAAAAAGAATATTGTTTATTTTATTAATAACCGGCTGGGGAGCCGCCGCCTTTGGGCAGGGTAAAAACCTGAAACTGGTATTCATCCGCCATGCCGAAAAGCCCGATATTGGTGATAACCTTTCATGCGCCGGGTTTAACCGTTCACTTAAACTACCCGAAGTTTTAAAAGCCAAAATCGGTTTGCCCGATCACATTTATGTGCCGGCAATGCACCAGGGTAAATCAACCGCAAGGGTGCGCATGTTCCAAACCATCTCGCCGTTTGCTGTAAAATATAACCTCTCCATCAACAGTAATTTTGAAGAAGAGGATGATAACGGTGTAGCTAAAGAGCTTACCTCAAAAAAAGGCACTATCCTTATTGTATGGGAACACAATCAAATTAAACCTTTACTGAAAGCATTAGGCATGAAAGTAAAAGACCTGCAATGGCCTGACAGTGATTTTGACAGCATCTGGATAGTGACTTTCAAAAAAAGCAAACCGTCGTTAACGATGGATAGAGAAGGGATTACACCGGCTGCGGGGTGTAGTTTTTAA
- a CDS encoding ATP-dependent Clp protease adaptor ClpS, with the protein MPTEVQEETFTLEELLAGLKEMHRLILWNDDFNTFDHVIHCMMKYLDYSEPQAEKIAWKVHNEGKCAVLEGSFTEMEIYRKILQQEGLTVSVE; encoded by the coding sequence ATGCCAACTGAAGTACAGGAAGAAACATTTACCCTCGAAGAGTTACTTGCAGGACTTAAAGAGATGCATCGTTTAATACTCTGGAACGATGATTTTAACACTTTTGACCACGTGATCCATTGCATGATGAAGTACCTGGATTACTCCGAACCACAAGCCGAAAAGATAGCATGGAAAGTACATAACGAAGGCAAGTGCGCCGTACTTGAAGGCTCCTTTACCGAAATGGAGATCTACCGTAAGATCCTTCAGCAGGAAGGCTTAACCGTAAGCGTTGAATAA
- a CDS encoding TonB-dependent receptor plug domain-containing protein: protein MNLKRLSVGILITFIAGATLAFVKPDDELVTKIIAQLDKWRTDHPQEKVYLHFDKPYYAVGEDIWFKAYVTIGSAHKLSAYSETLNVDLIDDTDSVKRSLKLPLTAGLAAGDFALADSMAEGNYRIRAYTNWMRNEGEAYFFNKTITVVNGISNKVFTKTAYAYSTLNGKQKVTAITTYTDLNGIAYVNKPVSYEVEINGKSISRGKGITDDKGNLTVSFTTSQTVSITSGHINTEVKLDEKHTIAKAVPIKTLSNKVDVQFFPESGNLINGVFEKVAFKAVGADGLGVDIKGFIADDQNNQVAPLGDSHFGMGTITFEPESGKTYKAHITYADGSEGVFDLPKAVDNGYVLSVNSMRDDKVFVSIVPGKSTGNGTASLSGLTLIAQSGGELCYAGKSKDGATSFSAAIPKNKFPSGIVQFTLFSATGEPLNERLIFVQNPDQLKLAVTTEKQSYQPREKVTINLNAKNSEDKPVVGSFSASVIDESKVTADEANESSIFSTLLLTSDLKGYIEKPNYYFTNVNNETKANLDALMLTQGYHRFEWKQLLADKFTPIVFKPEKSLEVTGHLKTFGGKPVPNGKVTLFSTSGGTFIIDTVADANGKFTFKDLVFRDSIKFVIQARTAKDRKNLDITLDNVTPQPVGPNKNAPDIQININDGASAYLLNSKKLYDEQVKYGVGNHTIVLKEVVIREKRENPFKNSANLNGPGNADQTLTSQNLMYGGGMLSQILQGRLTGVIFRNGTPYSTRSPGTTMQIVLDGTYVGSDFLDNLNVNDIATIEVLRSIGNTAIYGSRGAGGLLVITTKRGGESVYNRYAPGIVTYAPKGYYKAREFYSPKYDDPKTNVQMQDLRSTIYWAPGLLTDKDGNTSMSFFNADAKGTYRVIIEGIDADGNLGRQVYRYKVE from the coding sequence ATGAACCTAAAACGCCTATCGGTTGGAATCCTGATCACCTTTATTGCCGGTGCTACCTTAGCTTTTGTAAAACCCGATGATGAACTGGTAACAAAAATCATTGCCCAGCTTGATAAATGGCGCACCGATCATCCGCAGGAAAAAGTTTACCTGCACTTTGACAAACCATATTATGCCGTTGGCGAGGATATCTGGTTTAAAGCCTATGTTACTATAGGTAGTGCGCATAAGCTTTCGGCTTATAGCGAAACGTTGAATGTTGACCTTATTGATGATACCGATTCGGTAAAACGCAGCCTTAAACTGCCGTTAACAGCTGGCCTGGCCGCGGGCGATTTTGCTTTGGCCGATAGCATGGCCGAAGGAAACTACCGCATCCGCGCTTATACCAACTGGATGCGAAACGAAGGAGAGGCCTATTTCTTCAATAAAACCATCACTGTGGTAAACGGAATCAGTAACAAGGTTTTCACCAAAACCGCCTATGCCTACAGCACCTTAAACGGCAAACAAAAAGTAACTGCTATTACTACATACACAGACCTCAACGGTATAGCCTACGTTAATAAACCAGTAAGCTATGAAGTTGAAATAAACGGAAAATCAATCTCCCGGGGGAAAGGTATAACTGATGATAAAGGGAACCTCACGGTCAGCTTCACTACCAGTCAGACAGTTTCAATAACATCCGGCCATATCAATACCGAGGTTAAATTGGATGAAAAGCATACTATAGCCAAAGCCGTACCTATAAAAACGTTATCAAATAAGGTTGATGTTCAGTTTTTCCCGGAGAGCGGAAATTTAATTAATGGTGTTTTTGAAAAAGTAGCTTTTAAAGCTGTTGGCGCCGACGGGTTAGGGGTTGATATTAAAGGCTTTATTGCCGACGATCAAAACAACCAGGTTGCGCCATTGGGCGATAGTCATTTTGGCATGGGTACTATAACCTTTGAGCCTGAAAGTGGTAAAACCTATAAAGCGCACATTACTTATGCCGATGGCTCTGAAGGTGTTTTCGATTTGCCCAAAGCAGTTGATAATGGCTATGTATTAAGTGTCAACAGCATGCGCGACGATAAGGTATTTGTATCCATCGTCCCCGGTAAAAGCACCGGTAACGGCACGGCCTCATTATCGGGTTTAACGCTGATAGCGCAATCGGGTGGTGAGCTTTGTTATGCAGGCAAAAGTAAGGATGGGGCAACATCCTTTTCGGCTGCCATACCTAAAAATAAATTCCCATCGGGTATAGTACAATTCACCTTGTTTTCGGCAACCGGCGAGCCTCTGAATGAACGCCTCATCTTTGTTCAAAACCCCGATCAGCTTAAGCTTGCTGTCACCACAGAAAAGCAGAGCTACCAACCGCGCGAAAAAGTGACCATAAATCTCAACGCAAAAAACAGTGAGGATAAACCCGTTGTTGGTAGTTTTTCAGCATCGGTTATTGATGAATCAAAAGTTACTGCTGATGAGGCTAATGAAAGCTCTATATTTTCAACACTGCTGCTTACCTCCGACCTGAAAGGATATATTGAAAAGCCGAACTATTATTTTACCAATGTAAACAACGAAACCAAGGCCAACCTTGATGCACTGATGCTTACCCAGGGCTACCATCGCTTTGAATGGAAACAGCTGCTTGCTGATAAATTTACACCGATAGTTTTCAAGCCCGAAAAATCATTAGAGGTAACAGGGCATCTCAAAACTTTTGGCGGTAAACCTGTGCCTAACGGCAAGGTTACCCTTTTTTCAACATCGGGCGGTACGTTTATTATTGATACCGTGGCAGATGCTAATGGCAAGTTTACTTTTAAAGATCTTGTTTTTAGGGATAGCATCAAATTTGTGATCCAGGCACGTACTGCTAAAGACCGCAAAAACCTCGATATCACGCTTGATAATGTAACCCCGCAACCCGTTGGGCCTAATAAAAACGCACCCGATATCCAGATCAACATCAATGATGGTGCATCGGCTTACCTCTTAAACAGTAAAAAGCTTTATGATGAGCAGGTAAAATACGGCGTCGGTAATCACACTATCGTATTAAAAGAAGTAGTGATCCGCGAAAAGCGGGAAAATCCTTTTAAAAATTCGGCCAACCTTAACGGACCGGGTAATGCTGACCAAACACTCACCAGTCAGAACCTGATGTACGGGGGTGGAATGCTATCTCAGATTTTACAGGGCAGATTAACCGGTGTGATTTTTCGTAACGGCACGCCTTATTCAACCCGTAGCCCGGGAACTACCATGCAAATTGTGCTTGACGGAACCTATGTGGGTAGCGATTTTCTCGATAACTTAAATGTAAACGACATTGCCACTATTGAAGTTTTACGAAGCATTGGCAATACTGCAATTTATGGATCAAGAGGAGCGGGCGGTCTTTTGGTTATTACAACCAAGCGCGGCGGCGAAAGTGTTTATAACAGGTACGCACCGGGTATAGTTACTTACGCGCCTAAAGGATATTATAAAGCGCGCGAATTTTATTCGCCTAAATATGATGACCCTAAAACCAACGTACAAATGCAGGACCTTCGCAGCACTATTTACTGGGCACCGGGCTTATTAACGGATAAGGATGGCAATACATCAATGAGCTTTTTTAACGCCGATGCTAAAGGAACTTACCGCGTAATAATCGAGGGTATTGATGCCGACGGTAATTTAGGAAGGCAGGTTTATAGGTATAAGGTGGAGTAG
- the dcd gene encoding dCTP deaminase — translation MILSDKRILEEIEQGHIIIEPFNREYLGTNSYDVHLGKYLATYRNRVLDAKVHNEIDGFEIPKDGFVLQPNTLYLGVTMEYTETHRHVPFLEGKSSTGRLGIDIHATAGKGDVGFCNTWTLEISCAQPVRIYAGMPIGQLIYFVVEGEIETLYNSKANAKYNNPTTRPVESMMWKNKW, via the coding sequence ATGATACTATCTGATAAGCGCATCCTCGAAGAAATTGAACAAGGCCATATTATTATTGAACCATTTAACCGCGAATACCTGGGTACTAACTCATACGATGTTCATTTGGGTAAATATTTAGCAACTTACCGTAACAGGGTTCTTGATGCCAAAGTTCATAATGAGATAGATGGCTTTGAAATTCCGAAGGATGGCTTTGTACTTCAGCCAAATACCCTTTACCTGGGTGTAACGATGGAGTACACCGAAACACACCGGCATGTTCCATTTTTAGAGGGCAAATCAAGCACCGGGCGTTTGGGCATCGATATCCATGCAACGGCGGGCAAAGGTGATGTTGGCTTCTGCAATACCTGGACACTTGAAATTTCATGTGCCCAGCCTGTGCGCATTTATGCCGGCATGCCCATTGGTCAGCTTATTTATTTTGTAGTTGAAGGCGAGATCGAAACGCTGTACAACAGTAAGGCCAACGCCAAATACAACAACCCTACTACACGCCCCGTTGAAAGCATGATGTGGAAGAATAAGTGGTAG
- a CDS encoding 4'-phosphopantetheinyl transferase family protein: MAIAYRQRIDDDTEFALWRIEEEATDLYSQLQLDQQEKDFVESLSNGKRHLHWLGTRVLLRKMLRTDEYIDCKVDEHGKPYLVNLPYHISLSHSFDYAAVMISKTYKVGIDIEQIKQKVERIANKFMRKEELKFINGPQKIEQLYVCWCAKEAVYKCNGQKEVSFADNIFLEPFQFEHHGVVNAQLNKKDTTIDYTVGYLQYEDYMIGYVKGE; this comes from the coding sequence ATGGCGATAGCATACAGGCAGCGTATTGATGATGACACCGAGTTTGCACTCTGGCGTATCGAGGAGGAGGCTACAGACCTGTACAGCCAATTACAACTTGATCAGCAGGAAAAGGATTTTGTAGAAAGCCTGAGCAATGGCAAGCGCCACCTGCACTGGCTGGGTACCCGCGTGCTGCTGCGTAAAATGCTCCGTACCGATGAGTATATTGACTGTAAAGTTGATGAGCATGGCAAGCCTTACCTGGTAAACCTCCCTTACCATATCTCCTTAAGTCATTCGTTTGATTATGCCGCTGTGATGATCAGCAAAACATATAAGGTTGGGATTGATATTGAGCAGATTAAGCAAAAAGTTGAGCGCATTGCCAACAAGTTTATGCGTAAGGAAGAGTTGAAATTTATAAACGGGCCGCAAAAAATTGAGCAATTATATGTTTGCTGGTGTGCCAAGGAGGCTGTTTATAAATGTAATGGCCAAAAAGAGGTTTCATTTGCCGATAACATTTTTTTGGAGCCTTTTCAGTTTGAGCATCATGGCGTGGTGAATGCGCAATTGAATAAAAAAGATACCACCATTGATTATACCGTGGGCTATTTGCAATATGAAGATTATATGATAGGCTACGTAAAGGGCGAGTGA
- the lipB gene encoding lipoyl(octanoyl) transferase LipB: MKNKKVFFQDWGLVDYQQAWDKQETLFSETVKTKIDNRNRETAYEAAAKNAGTTVADDTIEADETFNYLVFCEHPHVYTLGKSGKPEHLLLDEAGLKEKQAVYYPINRGGDITYHGPGQIVSYPILDLDNFFTDIHLYLRTLEEAVILTLADFGLQAGRYEGYTGVWFDADNDKARKICAMGVRCSRWVTMHGLALNVNTNLSYFKNIVPCGIDDKAVTSMQQELGYEVDINEVKKILKHHISVLFGMEIL; this comes from the coding sequence ATGAAAAACAAGAAAGTATTTTTTCAGGATTGGGGCCTGGTTGATTACCAGCAGGCCTGGGATAAACAGGAAACCCTTTTTAGTGAAACGGTGAAAACCAAAATAGACAACCGTAATCGTGAAACGGCTTACGAAGCAGCTGCTAAAAACGCAGGGACTACTGTAGCCGACGATACTATCGAAGCCGACGAAACCTTTAATTACCTGGTTTTTTGCGAACATCCGCACGTGTATACCCTGGGTAAAAGCGGTAAGCCCGAGCATTTATTATTAGATGAGGCAGGCTTGAAAGAAAAGCAGGCTGTTTATTACCCGATAAACCGGGGCGGTGATATTACCTATCACGGGCCGGGGCAAATTGTTTCATACCCGATCCTCGACCTTGATAATTTTTTTACCGATATTCACCTGTACCTGCGTACGCTGGAAGAAGCCGTGATCCTTACCCTCGCCGATTTTGGCTTGCAGGCCGGTCGTTATGAAGGTTATACAGGTGTTTGGTTTGATGCTGATAATGACAAAGCCCGTAAAATATGCGCCATGGGTGTACGCTGCAGCCGTTGGGTTACTATGCACGGCCTCGCACTTAATGTAAATACCAATCTCAGTTATTTTAAAAACATAGTGCCCTGCGGTATCGATGATAAGGCTGTTACTTCCATGCAGCAGGAGCTTGGGTATGAGGTTGATATTAATGAAGTTAAAAAAATCCTGAAACACCATATTTCCGTACTTTTTGGTATGGAGATATTATAA
- a CDS encoding SGNH/GDSL hydrolase family protein has translation MSACTGKNSPAPVDYNPPSKPITVIQDTLTYLALGDSYTIGQSVPPEQAFPNQLANQLQGFKVNAPTIIARTGWTTDQLIYAIDNSDIKSNTYDFVTLLIGVNDQYGGLSQENYRIKFQQVLNTAIKFAGGIREHVFVLSIPDYGVTPYAHGNDAVIGPEIDQFNNINRGISSNANVNYVEITSISKLAANDLTLLADDGLHPSGKMYGMWVDKLKVAVGAVFTKK, from the coding sequence TTGTCAGCCTGTACGGGTAAAAATAGTCCCGCGCCGGTTGACTATAATCCTCCGTCAAAACCAATTACAGTGATACAGGATACTTTAACATACCTTGCCCTCGGCGATTCATATACCATAGGCCAGTCTGTACCCCCGGAGCAGGCATTTCCTAACCAACTGGCTAATCAGTTACAAGGCTTTAAAGTAAATGCCCCAACCATTATAGCCCGCACCGGCTGGACAACCGATCAGCTGATTTATGCCATTGATAACAGCGATATCAAAAGCAATACTTATGATTTTGTAACGCTGTTGATAGGAGTTAACGACCAATACGGCGGCTTAAGCCAGGAAAATTACCGCATTAAATTTCAGCAGGTTTTAAATACAGCCATCAAATTTGCCGGAGGAATCAGAGAACATGTATTTGTACTGTCTATTCCCGACTATGGCGTTACACCTTATGCTCATGGTAATGATGCCGTAATAGGCCCCGAAATTGACCAGTTCAATAATATTAATCGCGGAATAAGTAGTAATGCCAACGTTAATTATGTTGAGATAACGAGCATCTCCAAATTGGCCGCTAATGATCTTACCTTATTGGCTGATGATGGTTTGCATCCATCCGGTAAAATGTATGGGATGTGGGTTGATAAGCTGAAGGTGGCGGTAGGGGCTGTTTTTACTAAAAAATAA
- the parS gene encoding type II RES/Xre toxin-antitoxin system antitoxin yields the protein MSAPKPYKFLDDDEVNLTFMVREGISFPYLTKLSNHIHFNIDDWASYLHLSERTIQRYKKENKTFDPIYSEKIIMIELLYKKGIEVFGDENKFYAWMDYKSIPLGGVKPKELLDTAFGINMIRDELGRIEHGILA from the coding sequence ATGAGTGCTCCAAAGCCCTATAAATTTCTTGATGATGATGAGGTTAATTTAACCTTCATGGTAAGGGAGGGGATCTCATTCCCTTATCTCACCAAATTATCAAATCATATCCATTTTAATATAGATGACTGGGCTTCGTATCTTCATCTTTCCGAACGTACAATTCAACGCTACAAAAAGGAGAACAAAACTTTTGACCCTATTTATTCTGAAAAGATAATAATGATTGAGTTGCTTTATAAGAAAGGTATTGAGGTTTTTGGCGATGAAAATAAGTTTTATGCCTGGATGGATTATAAGAGTATCCCCCTGGGAGGAGTAAAACCTAAAGAACTTTTGGATACAGCGTTTGGTATCAACATGATCAGAGATGAATTAGGACGTATTGAACACGGCATACTTGCATGA
- a CDS encoding RES family NAD+ phosphorylase: MIVYRLSKQAYINDLSGRGAELNGGRWNSKGTAVVYTSSSRALAVLEVAVHTPLGFMPSDYFMATIGLSENSEFLTLDIDQLPEKWNSNPLIKATRQIGDNFVKANKYLALQVPSAIVAGDFNYLLNPLHPNFKSVKIIAADFFEFDSRLFKK, translated from the coding sequence ATGATCGTTTATAGGCTAAGTAAACAGGCTTATATTAACGACTTAAGTGGCCGGGGAGCCGAATTAAACGGCGGGCGTTGGAACAGTAAAGGAACCGCTGTAGTTTACACCTCATCATCACGAGCACTGGCTGTGCTTGAAGTTGCGGTACACACACCACTTGGGTTTATGCCTTCTGATTATTTTATGGCAACGATTGGGCTATCTGAAAATTCAGAGTTCTTAACGCTGGATATTGATCAACTCCCCGAAAAATGGAATAGTAACCCCTTGATAAAAGCAACACGGCAAATAGGGGATAACTTTGTAAAAGCCAATAAATACTTAGCACTTCAAGTGCCATCGGCCATCGTCGCAGGCGATTTTAATTATCTGCTTAATCCGCTACACCCAAATTTCAAATCAGTAAAAATTATAGCTGCTGATTTTTTCGAATTTGATTCAAGGCTGTTTAAAAAGTAA
- a CDS encoding L-serine ammonia-lyase, with protein MQREQISVFDMFKIGIGPSSSHTLGPWRAAQQFVQSLEQQGVLPIVQQVKILLYGSLAKTGHGHGTDIAILLGLSGDDPVTFEVDQVTPKIEHIKSSHQLILGSVLPVSFYAEDDLMFLFNESLPYHPNAVTFQAFLNTGKAISETYYSIGGGFVVKEGDSGQSKAEVDLPFPIDTASDLLHWCIKTGLRISEVVAENELAWRSEQETRTGALNIFRALKECIYRGCHTTGQLPGGLNVARRAAKLNAKLIGNNKYSNYDEWVAAIRNTGDSFKNTLDWVSCFALAVNEENASFGRVVTAPTNGAAGVIPAVLQYYIAFCDGNTEQKIINFLFTASEIGSIFKKGATISAAMGGCQAEIGVSSAMAAAALTECMGGTQRQVLMAAEIAMEHHLGLTCDPIGGLVQVPCIERNTMGAIKAITASQLALQSNPEKAKVSLDAVVRTMWQTALDMNSKYKETSDGGLAINIPISLPEC; from the coding sequence ATGCAAAGAGAACAGATTTCGGTTTTTGACATGTTTAAGATAGGCATTGGCCCATCAAGTTCACATACGCTTGGTCCATGGCGCGCCGCACAGCAGTTTGTGCAGTCGCTTGAACAACAGGGGGTACTGCCAATAGTGCAGCAGGTTAAGATCTTATTATATGGCTCATTGGCCAAAACCGGCCATGGGCACGGTACGGATATAGCTATATTATTAGGCTTAAGCGGCGACGACCCGGTTACTTTTGAGGTTGACCAGGTAACCCCTAAAATTGAGCACATCAAAAGTTCACATCAGTTGATACTTGGCAGTGTTTTGCCGGTAAGTTTTTATGCAGAAGATGATCTGATGTTCCTTTTCAATGAAAGCTTACCCTATCATCCAAACGCCGTAACATTTCAGGCTTTTTTAAATACAGGTAAAGCTATATCAGAAACCTATTATTCCATAGGTGGCGGCTTTGTGGTAAAAGAAGGCGATTCGGGCCAATCAAAAGCAGAGGTCGACCTCCCCTTTCCAATCGATACAGCTTCTGATCTCCTGCACTGGTGCATCAAAACAGGTCTCCGCATCTCCGAGGTTGTGGCCGAAAATGAACTGGCCTGGCGCAGCGAGCAGGAAACACGCACGGGCGCATTAAATATTTTCAGGGCATTAAAAGAATGCATTTACAGAGGTTGTCATACCACCGGCCAACTGCCCGGCGGATTAAACGTTGCAAGGCGTGCCGCCAAATTAAATGCAAAACTCATCGGCAATAATAAATACAGCAATTATGATGAATGGGTAGCAGCCATCAGAAATACCGGCGACAGCTTTAAAAATACATTGGATTGGGTTAGCTGTTTTGCATTAGCCGTTAATGAAGAGAACGCCTCATTTGGTCGTGTCGTAACTGCCCCAACAAATGGTGCCGCGGGCGTTATCCCTGCAGTGCTCCAATATTATATTGCTTTTTGCGATGGCAATACCGAACAAAAGATCATTAACTTTTTATTTACCGCCAGCGAGATCGGGAGCATCTTTAAAAAAGGCGCAACCATATCGGCGGCTATGGGTGGTTGCCAGGCCGAAATTGGCGTATCGTCGGCCATGGCTGCGGCGGCGTTGACAGAATGTATGGGCGGCACACAACGGCAGGTACTCATGGCTGCGGAAATAGCCATGGAACACCATCTCGGCCTTACCTGCGACCCGATTGGCGGCCTGGTACAGGTTCCCTGCATTGAACGGAACACGATGGGCGCTATTAAAGCAATAACAGCATCACAACTGGCGCTTCAAAGCAACCCCGAAAAAGCAAAGGTGAGCCTTGATGCCGTAGTGAGAACCATGTGGCAAACAGCGCTTGATATGAACTCAAAATACAAGGAAACAAGTGACGGCGGACTGGCAATTAATATCCCTATCAGTTTGCCTGAGTGTTGA
- a CDS encoding DUF5684 domain-containing protein, translating to MDSYTSSTDMSGGVVAAIFAVLFIPLLIIGLICLISQWKIYTKAGKPGWAAIVPVYNYIVWLEIIGKPMWWLAILLLVPCVNFIFLIWMLNLLSKSFGKSEGFTVGLFFLPFIFFPILAFGGAQYLGPSAKEAQANSFNPNDYRDPFNNQNNPPPQNY from the coding sequence ATGGATTCTTACACTTCTTCTACCGACATGTCGGGTGGTGTGGTAGCGGCAATTTTTGCGGTATTATTTATTCCTTTGCTTATAATTGGGCTCATCTGCCTTATTAGCCAATGGAAAATTTACACCAAAGCCGGTAAACCAGGCTGGGCTGCGATAGTCCCTGTTTACAATTATATAGTATGGCTCGAAATTATCGGAAAACCCATGTGGTGGTTAGCTATATTACTGCTTGTGCCTTGTGTTAACTTTATTTTCCTGATTTGGATGTTGAACCTGTTGAGTAAAAGCTTCGGTAAAAGCGAAGGGTTTACTGTAGGTCTTTTCTTTTTACCTTTTATATTTTTCCCAATATTGGCATTCGGCGGCGCCCAATATTTAGGCCCTTCAGCTAAAGAAGCGCAAGCTAATTCATTTAACCCGAATGATTACCGTGATCCATTCAATAATCAGAACAATCCTCCTCCACAAAACTATTAA
- a CDS encoding DUF2752 domain-containing protein: MIYASCSRLGFIHWLQGHLIPCPFKYLTGIDCPGCGFQRSVIALIRGDLQKSFLLYPAAIPLILFFIYGIADVIFKLDTEKSVIKKTVFMINGSIVLISYFLKMWHLYNL; this comes from the coding sequence ATGATATATGCTTCCTGCAGCCGGTTAGGGTTTATCCACTGGTTGCAGGGGCATTTAATACCTTGTCCTTTTAAATATCTTACAGGCATTGATTGCCCGGGCTGCGGTTTTCAGCGATCGGTTATAGCCCTTATCCGGGGCGATCTTCAAAAAAGCTTCCTTTTATATCCTGCAGCAATTCCGCTCATACTGTTTTTTATCTACGGCATAGCCGATGTTATTTTTAAACTCGATACTGAAAAGTCGGTTATAAAGAAAACCGTATTTATGATCAACGGCAGTATTGTGCTTATCAGCTATTTTTTAAAGATGTGGCATCTTTATAATTTATAA